Proteins co-encoded in one Psychromonas sp. L1A2 genomic window:
- a CDS encoding formate/nitrite transporter family protein, whose translation MSYLEPTEFVTKMVDTGESKVFMSTKDTLIRAFMAGAILGLAAVFAITVATKTGSPILGACLFPVGFIMLYLMKFDLLTGVFTLVPLALLDKRSGVTLSGVMRNWGLVFIGNFAGAMTTAFFMSFILTYGYSADGGVIAAKVSSIGESRTLGYQEHGISGWFTIFIRGMLCNWMVSMGVVGALISTSAGSKMAAMWMPVMLFFYMGFEHSIVNMFLFPFSMIMGGDFTVYDYLLWNEIPTVLGNLAGGLLLVGLPLYYTHVKTSATRKVLNRV comes from the coding sequence ATGTCATATTTAGAACCTACAGAATTTGTTACAAAAATGGTTGATACTGGAGAATCAAAAGTTTTCATGTCAACTAAGGATACGTTAATACGCGCATTTATGGCTGGCGCTATTTTGGGACTGGCAGCGGTATTTGCTATCACAGTTGCAACAAAAACCGGTAGTCCAATATTAGGAGCTTGTTTGTTCCCTGTTGGTTTTATTATGTTGTATCTAATGAAGTTTGACTTGCTAACAGGTGTATTTACTTTAGTACCGTTAGCGTTACTTGATAAACGTTCGGGTGTGACGCTTTCGGGTGTTATGCGAAATTGGGGATTAGTGTTTATTGGTAATTTCGCTGGGGCGATGACCACGGCATTTTTCATGTCATTCATCTTAACTTATGGTTACTCAGCAGATGGTGGTGTTATCGCTGCTAAAGTAAGTAGCATAGGTGAATCTCGTACATTAGGTTATCAAGAACACGGCATCAGTGGCTGGTTTACTATCTTTATACGTGGCATGTTATGTAACTGGATGGTGTCAATGGGCGTTGTTGGTGCACTAATTTCTACTTCAGCAGGTAGTAAAATGGCGGCAATGTGGATGCCAGTTATGTTGTTCTTTTACATGGGTTTTGAACATTCAATTGTTAATATGTTTTTATTCCCATTCTCAATGATCATGGGTGGTGATTTCACTGTTTACGATTATTTACTATGGAATGAAATTCCAACGGTATTGGGTAATTTAGCAGGTGGTTTATTATTAGTTGGTTTACCGTTGTACTACACGCACGTTAAAACATCTGCAACTCGTAAAGTGTTAAACCGTGTTTAA
- the cynS gene encoding cyanase encodes MKKIDVTEAIFAIKKDRELTWEAISDAIGMSIVWTTSACLGMNSFTEETADKLIKYLDLPIDSKATLLENPTKEWDKAVPQDPLIYRLYEVVGVYGDTLKEVIQEKFGDGIMSAIDFTMDVDKQEDPKGDRVIVTLNGKFLPYKAW; translated from the coding sequence ATGAAAAAAATTGATGTAACTGAAGCAATATTTGCAATTAAAAAAGACAGAGAGCTAACGTGGGAAGCTATTTCTGATGCGATAGGTATGTCTATTGTATGGACGACCTCTGCTTGCTTAGGTATGAACAGTTTTACTGAAGAAACTGCTGATAAATTGATTAAATACTTAGACTTACCGATAGATAGCAAAGCGACTTTGCTTGAGAACCCAACAAAGGAATGGGATAAGGCTGTACCGCAAGATCCATTAATTTACCGCCTTTATGAAGTTGTTGGTGTTTATGGCGATACGTTAAAAGAAGTTATTCAAGAAAAATTTGGTGATGGCATCATGAGTGCTATTGATTTTACAATGGATGTAGACAAACAAGAAGATCCTAAAGGAGATCGAGTGATTGTTACGCTTAATGGAAAGTTTTTGCCTTATAAAGCTTGGTAA
- a CDS encoding helix-turn-helix domain-containing protein: MTVKQHKNATTTPEIRAFIRASELPTAVLARLLKISESTVRKWRQRETLEDASHIPKHSKTTLTLQQQYVVVQLRTHLMLSLDELLKVCRQFINENTSRAGLQRCLKRHGVSKLADIDPAGELIELEQQVSVAIQDNTSDKVMNSVVNPQAMLEVLNQLRLEELNKEQSSELANHARTAKTRSLTCSDVVQVSVTTLPELDKKSDIKSEKNIKQHRLLIANDPDSQWVYVDLYQDDEADAARRYMKHVLKHAPFHIRRLLAANYNEFLSRFHLLSEQ; this comes from the coding sequence TTGACTGTCAAGCAGCATAAAAACGCAACAACCACTCCAGAAATAAGAGCTTTTATTCGCGCTTCTGAATTGCCGACGGCAGTATTAGCACGCCTTTTAAAAATATCTGAATCTACTGTGCGTAAATGGCGTCAACGTGAAACGCTTGAAGATGCTTCTCATATCCCAAAACATTCTAAAACAACACTTACCTTGCAACAACAATACGTTGTAGTGCAATTACGTACCCATTTGATGCTCTCACTCGACGAGTTATTAAAAGTGTGTCGTCAATTTATTAATGAAAATACTTCCCGTGCAGGCTTACAACGTTGTCTGAAACGACATGGTGTTTCTAAATTAGCCGATATTGATCCGGCTGGTGAATTGATTGAGCTTGAGCAACAGGTAAGCGTTGCGATTCAAGATAATACTTCCGACAAAGTAATGAATTCAGTGGTTAATCCACAAGCTATGTTAGAAGTCCTAAATCAATTGCGCCTCGAAGAACTGAACAAAGAACAAAGCAGTGAGCTTGCTAATCACGCTCGGACAGCGAAAACACGTAGCTTAACCTGTTCAGATGTCGTGCAAGTGAGCGTAACAACGTTGCCTGAATTGGATAAAAAGTCAGATATAAAGTCAGAAAAAAATATTAAGCAACATCGCCTATTAATCGCTAATGATCCTGACAGTCAGTGGGTTTATGTGGATTTATATCAAGACGATGAAGCGGATGCTGCAAGACGTTATATGAAACATGTTTTAAAGCACGCACCTTTCCATATTCGTCGTTTATTAGCGGCAAATTATAATGAATTTTTAAGCAGATTTCATTTGTTGAGTGAACAGTAA
- a CDS encoding sigma 54-interacting transcriptional regulator encodes MLNQLFLNAPTAMLLIDPINNQVLAVNQLAEEIFGLNERDLKQKKVTQLFQSCIDKLHLFTQQVLAQGSAWSSDLFIDIAHKTIHLGINATQLKSHILLSCEDSHITFKRHFNAIIESNYQSGFFHWNKDETIFEQIERQNQLLLTAVGDGIYGVDSQGKTTFVNAAAEHILGWTKPELMGKKIHDIIHHSHLNGSHYEVHTCPIYEAFNDGAVHSVDNEVFWSKTNKPIPVEYTSTPLTEEGSLIGAVVIFRDITERKRTQDKLLTALKEVDALKQRLEMENAYLLEEINADFNHQYMIGKSIKIKHMMNQIELVAPTNANVLIIGESGTGKELIARSIHEASQRKVRPLIRVNCAAIPSELFESEFFGHVKGAFSGAITDRVGRFELADGATIFLDEVGEIPLQLQGKLLRVLQEQQFERVGESKTRHVDVRVIAATNRDLKKLVEKNKFREDLYFRLNVFPIKSPPLRERMDDLPLLVKHFIDKICLQLNQSIPKVPLSQMQYLQDYAWPGNIRELENIIERQVILSKSNKLSFDFLGRETNIESRTVSRNLNTNVISAIQHKQLEKSNLEQALRDCNGKIYGEDGAAALLGLKPTTLSSKLKKYAINRLVFV; translated from the coding sequence ATGTTGAACCAACTGTTCTTAAACGCTCCAACGGCCATGTTACTGATTGACCCGATCAACAACCAAGTATTGGCAGTTAACCAATTAGCTGAAGAAATATTTGGATTAAACGAAAGGGATTTAAAACAAAAGAAAGTCACTCAGCTATTCCAAAGCTGCATAGACAAGTTACATTTATTTACACAACAAGTGTTAGCTCAAGGTTCAGCTTGGAGTAGTGATTTGTTTATCGATATAGCACATAAAACTATACATTTAGGCATCAATGCCACTCAATTAAAGAGTCATATTTTATTGAGTTGTGAAGACAGTCATATAACCTTTAAGCGACACTTTAACGCAATTATTGAATCTAATTATCAATCTGGTTTTTTTCATTGGAATAAAGATGAAACTATTTTTGAGCAAATAGAACGACAAAATCAACTTTTACTGACAGCCGTCGGTGATGGTATATACGGTGTTGATTCGCAAGGTAAAACCACTTTTGTGAATGCAGCTGCGGAACACATTCTGGGTTGGACTAAACCCGAATTAATGGGTAAGAAAATACATGACATTATTCATCACTCACACCTTAATGGCAGTCACTATGAAGTACATACCTGCCCTATTTATGAAGCTTTTAATGACGGAGCCGTACACAGTGTTGATAACGAAGTATTTTGGTCGAAAACAAACAAACCGATTCCAGTGGAATATACCAGTACCCCACTCACTGAAGAGGGTTCTTTAATCGGTGCGGTCGTTATCTTTCGAGATATCACCGAGCGTAAACGAACTCAAGATAAACTATTAACAGCACTAAAAGAAGTTGATGCCCTTAAACAACGCTTAGAGATGGAAAATGCTTATCTACTTGAAGAGATAAATGCAGATTTTAATCATCAATACATGATTGGTAAAAGTATTAAAATCAAACATATGATGAACCAAATCGAATTAGTCGCCCCCACTAATGCCAATGTGTTAATTATTGGAGAATCGGGTACAGGTAAAGAGCTTATTGCACGATCCATCCATGAAGCGAGTCAACGTAAAGTAAGGCCACTCATTCGCGTTAACTGCGCAGCCATTCCATCAGAATTATTTGAAAGTGAATTTTTTGGCCACGTTAAAGGCGCTTTCTCTGGGGCAATTACAGATCGAGTAGGCCGCTTTGAGTTAGCCGATGGCGCCACTATCTTTTTAGATGAAGTAGGCGAAATACCACTACAACTACAAGGTAAATTATTACGAGTATTACAGGAACAACAATTTGAACGTGTCGGTGAGTCTAAAACACGCCATGTTGATGTGAGAGTGATTGCAGCAACCAACAGAGATTTAAAAAAGTTAGTTGAAAAAAACAAGTTTAGAGAAGATCTGTATTTTAGGTTAAATGTATTCCCTATTAAATCACCGCCATTACGAGAACGAATGGATGATTTACCTTTATTAGTAAAACACTTCATCGATAAGATTTGTTTACAACTCAATCAATCAATACCTAAAGTCCCTTTATCGCAAATGCAATATTTACAAGATTATGCATGGCCGGGCAACATTCGTGAACTTGAAAACATTATAGAGCGCCAGGTTATTCTGTCTAAAAGTAATAAATTGAGTTTTGATTTTTTAGGCAGAGAAACAAATATAGAAAGCCGTACTGTTAGCCGAAACCTTAATACCAATGTGATCAGTGCAATACAACATAAACAATTGGAGAAAAGTAATTTAGAACAAGCTTTAAGGGATTGTAATGGAAAAATTTATGGTGAAGATGGTGCAGCAGCATTACTGGGATTAAAGCCCACAACGTTAAGCTCTAAATTAAAAAAATATGCTATCAACCGACTCGTATTTGTTTAA